A single window of Aspergillus puulaauensis MK2 DNA, chromosome 5, nearly complete sequence DNA harbors:
- a CDS encoding uncharacterized protein (COG:P;~EggNog:ENOG410PH65;~InterPro:IPR003689;~PFAM:PF02535;~TransMembrane:9 (i100-119o158-181i193-215o235-257i381-401o407-425i446-466o472-494i515-535o);~go_component: GO:0016020 - membrane [Evidence IEA];~go_function: GO:0046873 - metal ion transmembrane transporter activity [Evidence IEA];~go_process: GO:0030001 - metal ion transport [Evidence IEA];~go_process: GO:0055085 - transmembrane transport [Evidence IEA]), with product MNCPSRTDDTLLHDEWNQNPPTLAPDLTTRQDLNGISNAREKKDEEGEKASWQGDHWMHHPREEPIPSKGPKRGCEASLGRLAPQNIKTDISSWQRIKDLGLWLLSVLCVSALISRDSLSKHLSQSLPPVTLLDQDYPEPVKRSSCVSGGVRSDSYDLGLHIAALFIILGTSTIACAFPLLATRFTRLRIPGAFLFFVRHFGTGVLIATAFVHLLPTAFESLNNPCLSNFWTSDYPAMPGAIALAGVFFITVIEMVFSPAQSICHGGNQLSIQRHSPRIDEGATGTQIDRPGGAQSSQLPGSDFRPHVRDMGPLVGRSSSISRTINNMSEGNEDMVRVASAPEMQTHQEKGNGTNQPDLEHHGSHFELSPEQKQKKETMQVYLLEMGILFHSVFIGMSLSVSIGKEFVVLLIAIVFHQTFEGLALGSRIASLPWSEKQLQPWLMSLAYGCTTPIGQAIGLATHTLYSPDSEIGLLVVGIMNAISAGLLVFASLVELMSEDFLSDESWRILRGRRRVCACLLVFFGAFCMSIVGAWA from the exons CGAATGCACGCGAGAAAAAGGACGAAGAGGGGGAAAAAGCATCATGGCAAGGGGATCATTGGATGCATCATCCGCGGGAGGAACCGATTCCTAGCAAGGGGCCCAAAAGGGGGTGCGAGGCGTCCTTAG GACGCCTCGCTCCCCAAAACATCAAAACCGATATTTCATCCTGGCAAAGAATCAAGGACTTGGGTCTATGGCTGCTCTCGGTGCTCTGCGTTTCAGCACTGATCTCCCGCGACAGTCTGAGCAAACATCTGTCTCAGAGCCTGCCACCAGTCACCCTCCTTGATCAGGACTATCCCGAGCCAGTTAAACGATCAAGCTGTGTTTCTGGTGGTGTCCGCAGTGACTCCTATGACCTAGGCCTGCATATCGCTGCCTTGTTCATTATCCTGGGAACATCAACAATTGCATGTGCATTCCCTTTGCTTGCAACTAGGTTCACACGACTGCGTATCCCCGGGGCatttctcttctttgtccGCCACTTTGGAACTGGTGTGCTGATTGCCACCGCATTtgttcatcttcttccgacCGCTTTTGAGTCGCTGAACAATCCGTGTCTGTCCAACTTCTGGACAAGTGACTACCCAGCTATGCCGGGCGCCATCGCATTGGCTGGCGTTTTCTTCATCACCGTGATTGAAATGGTATTCAGTCCAGCTCAAAGTATCTGTCATGGTGGGAACCAGTTGTCCATCCAGCGACACTCGCCGCGTATTGATGAAGGAGCCACGGGGACGCAGATTGATCGGCCCGGTGGAGCACAAAGCTCGCAATTGCCAGGATCAGACTTCCGGCCTCATGTTCGGGATATGGGCCCCCTGGTTGGAAGGTCTTCTAGTATTAGCAGGACCATTAACAATATGAGTGAAGGCAATGAAGACATGGTTCGAGTCGCATCTGCGCCTGAGATGCAAACCCACCAGGAGAAGGGAAACGGGACAAACCAACCAGACCTGGAGCACCATGGCTCTCATTTCGAGTTATCCccagagcaaaagcaaaagaaagaaacgaTGCAGGTTTATCTGCTTGAAATGGGTATTCTGTTTCACAGTGTGTTTATCGGCATGTCACTCAGTGTATCCATTGGAAAGGAGTTTGTGGTCCTGTTGATTGCTATTGTTTTCCACC AAACATTCGAAGGACTTGCACTGGGTTCCCGGATTGCCTCACTACCCTGGTCGGAAAAGCAACTTCAGCCCTGGCTCATGTCATTGGCATATGGCTGCAC TACTCCGATCGGCCAAGCTATTGGGCTCGCAACCCATACGCTCTACAGCCCTGATTCAGAAATAGGCCTGCTAGTGGTTGGCATCATGAATGCTATTTCCGCGGGGCTTTTGGTATTCGCGTCCCTCGTAGAGCTGATGTCCGAGGACTTCCTCAGCGACGAGAGCTGGCGCATCCTTCGTGGAAGACGGAGAGTGTGTGCCTGCCTTCTCGTGTTCTTTGGGGCCTTTTGCATGTCTATTGTCGGGGCGTGGGCTTAA